The following is a genomic window from Deltaproteobacteria bacterium PRO3.
GCCGGTCATGATCCAGTAGACCTTGACGTGGGCGAAGTTGTCCAAAAAGATGCGCGAGATCGCGATGTGCTTCAGGTCCGACAGCCCCGTCGGCGGCGGCAGGTGGGCCAGCTGGGTGTCGTAGGGCACGAAGCTCAAGGGGATGAAGGTCTGGAATCCGCCTGTCTCGTCCTGCAGGTCGCGGAGCCTTTGCAGGTGCACGACCTTATCCTCGTCATTCTCGACGTGCCCGTAGAGCAGCGTCGCATTGGAGCGCAGCCCCAGGCCGTGGGCAATGCGATGGATCTCGAGCCAGCGCTCGGCGCCGATCTTGTTGGGGAAGACCAGCTTGCGCACCCGTTCGGTCATCACCTCGGCGCCCCCGCCCGGCATCGAGCCCAGGCCGGCGGCGATCAGGCGCTTCAACACCTCCTGCACGCTCAGCCGGCTGATCTTCGCGAAATAATCGATCTCGACGGCGGTAAAGGCCTTCAGGTGCACCTGGGGCGCGGCCGCCTTGAAGGTACGCAAGAGGTTCTCGTAATAGTCGAGCTTGAGGTCGGGGTGCAGCCCGCCGACGATGTGAAACTCGGTCGCGCCCTGGGCCGCCGCCTCCCGCCCCATCCGCTCCATCTCTTCC
Proteins encoded in this region:
- the mqnE gene encoding aminofutalosine synthase MqnE, which produces MDAALQSIFEKVQNEQRIDADDCRALFASNDLLALGRIANLARERKNGNRAFYNINRHINYSNVCYVDCKFCEFGQPKSSPKAYELSMEEMERMGREAAAQGATEFHIVGGLHPDLKLDYYENLLRTFKAAAPQVHLKAFTAVEIDYFAKISRLSVQEVLKRLIAAGLGSMPGGGAEVMTERVRKLVFPNKIGAERWLEIHRIAHGLGLRSNATLLYGHVENDEDKVVHLQRLRDLQDETGGFQTFIPLSFVPYDTQLAHLPPPTGLSDLKHIAISRIFLDNFAHVKVYWIMTGIKVAQLALNFGADDIDGTVMQERIVHMAGAETPEGLHVDELVKLIREAGREPVERDTLYNIVSRAA